tcatcctatattcatatttttctagggttttcactaTAACAAATCATAccttttatgaaccaaaaatcacatatttatgacaagattatcatggcaagaacaaagaacatacaatatatagccgaaatcttatgtttatcaacatcattttttttgcaagaaactttaaagcatagtgtagttggctatgaacacttgtaaactaccaatatcaagtcattttagtcatgttaacacatattcacaaactttccaaaacaacctaataatcatgcataaactactaaccaaacatttttctatttcatatacatatcattcaagcaagcATATACAAGGCATCCATTACACATAAATCTATACACAAACtaggacactaaccggttaggaGAAGAAAGAGCCGAAGACAagggaagaaaatgagagaagatgaagtgtccgagtgatccgagcttgaccgagtccttgtccgaaatcccttgcttgaatccgaaagttggagaaggttgggatgttgttttggggtgttctagttgagagagaaataaggagtgtatgtgttggtgtgttgtgtaaaatgaaagaagtgggggaaaggtgggatatataccaagtgtcaacaagactaaggggggttttgggttgggcttggggtttcggcccaaaccggtttcggctcaacggcccactcgagaccgagtggcccactcgcaaccgcccggttgcgagtcatggtctcgggtcgtggtttcggctctcatatatatatatatatatataatacatacatacatcacatatcatgcaaaaatcacgttttcatttaataatatttatatacatacgaaatattacaaggtgatcgttcggaaaaacctcgagtgtcacaaatCACACCTTCTTTTAGTATCGGTTCGCGATATTTACACCGATCCGTTTGACACATAGTTAAAAGTGTCCCTACCGCGTGTTCCCGGCTTTGATGTGACCCACTCTCCAGAACCTCCACAACCGCGAGCACTCCACCTTCTTCCGAAGTTAACGAAACTATCGCGTCTTCAAACTCAACTAGTGATTCTAGAACCGAGATGCATCGTTCCGTGATTTTCGATGATTTCTTCGAGGTTTTAAGGATGTTTACTAAACTAGGGACCGGGTTAGATTGCATAATTAATGTAAGATTGTCCGGTTCGGTTGAGAGATTTGAAAGAGCCAACATTGCATCCATCTTCGCTTGCGGTGAGCCACGGTTTAAGATATTTACAAGACATGGGATGCACCCGGATGCACCGACTGCTAGCTTCTTCACCGGAGATGCAGACAGAGTGACTATAGCCGCCACCGCGTGTTCTTGCATATTTAAATCCATAGATTGAAGAAAACTAACAATTGGTCCCAATGCACCAGCTTCCACAATACTAATCTTGTTGCTGCAAATAACCAGATTTTAGATTTGGAAacctaaattcaaataaacaaaagagtaaattacgattttgacccctgtggttatatcacttttacccttttagcccaaaaatttttttttaacacctgagcccccaacgtctttttttctaacccttttggcccgtaacactaacctcatccattaaatgttaggggcccaaaagggttagaaaaaaagacgtcaGGGGCCAAAAGgtttagaaaaaaagacgttaggggccaaaagggttagaaaaaaagacgttggagttcaaatgttaaaaatttttttttgggctaaaaaggtaaaagtgatataaccacaaaggccaaaaacataatttactctaaacaaaattttgatttttcacTTATATATCATTTTAACACCTAATCAAGCTAAAATGTCACACAAATTAACCTAGATTGATGTATTATTTTTATCTTTCACAACTTAATAATTATGAAAAATGAAAGATATTAATGGAGAGTTCAACAGAGACAAAAGTTGAAAAAAGTTGTCTTCATTATTAAATGATGAATTAAACACAACAATGCACACGTCTACCATAGAAAGTGACAAGCTATAATACCCACCACAACTTACTTCAAGATTAATCAATCAAGATCTTTAATTGTTAAACTAGTCTAGAAAATCACAATCATTACATTAAACAATATAAACTTTTCTAGTTGAGATTTTAGAACCACCCAAAACCATCCAAGTTGAGCATCTTTATACATGAAGAAAATCCGTCATAAACCCTTTTACCAACCAATATCTTCTGTTTTGCCCACCCACTTATTTTTTATCATTAAAGGgggtattggattttatcacccctaactatttgctattggccgttgccacccccaactatcactttgacaccccccccccaacttaacacttagtgtgttctgtcaccatgccgttaactgatcactaacttttgatcttgtTACTATACATTTGGGGTGTCataagatccctaaaaccttcctaagatccctatgacacccccaaaagtatagtaatgAGATCTAAAGTTAGTGATTAGTTAACGatgtggtgacagaacacactaagtgttaagttgggggtgatggacgtcaaagtgatagttgggggtggcagcggccaatagccaatagtttaGGATGATAAAATCCACTAACCCTTAAATAAAAACTCTAACTAAAAATAAATTTGTAAGCTCCAGGTAAACGAAGCAAACGATATTTGTGTCAATTAATATTGTCCGTTTTACCCATACAAGAGTTACGGATTTATTTTTGGTTGTTAAATAAAAACTTCTCAAGTTAGATTAGTAAAAACAAATCCGTAAATTCTAGTAAGCAAAACTAACAATATTAATTGGTACGAAAACCGAAAAATactatttttaaaaaattatgGATCAATTAAAGCAAATTCTTTATTTTCAGTAACCCAACCTCTTTATTCCCAgtaaaccaatcaaaaccaaaagCCAAATAACTAAAAAAGCAGAGACCACAAACTTTTGATGAATCCTATGATtcagaaaacagaaacaaaaaaacaCAACATACGTTTCATCCTTAACAGCAAGATTAAGCAGAGCAAGCAGAGCTGCCTCGTTGGCATCATAAGACTGCAAAGAGAGCATGGAAACAAGGGGTCCGATGGCAGCGGAGAATTGTCGGCGACACCGGTGGGAGGTTTTGGTGAGGCGGCGGATCTCTTTGGCGGCTCCAATTTGAGAAGAGAGGTTGGTGTGGTCGTGGATGAGGTGGAGAACGGTGGTGAGGTGGCAGGGATGTGAATCCATGGAGCCACCGACGGTGGTGGAGAGGGAGAGAGAAAATATCTATGATATGAAATAAGATGAAGAGgtttgttttgtgttgtgttgtagttataaattataacaataaataaataaaagatgaaaagatAACGTAAGGTGGAGATGAAACGTGGGAACGATGGCGTGGCGTTAAGCAACAGTTATGGGAAGAAAGGGAGGGAGGGAGGGAGATTTATAATTTATTTGCTTTTTTCTGTTTTTTGATAATTTGGATTATCAGTACTCGCACTCGATATACCGACTGAAAGAGATAACGTACAATCGTAAGGAAAATTATATTCAAACGTAATTGTTGGACCGGCGAATGATGTTAGAAAAATTAACGTCAAAATATAGACAAAAAAAATAGCATGTATATTAGtaaagttaaaaaagaaaaacaaatgaATTTGAAAACTTTGTTAAAGTAGAAGAGGTAAACATATTATTAGAAAAGTT
The sequence above is drawn from the Helianthus annuus cultivar XRQ/B chromosome 12, HanXRQr2.0-SUNRISE, whole genome shotgun sequence genome and encodes:
- the LOC110895397 gene encoding U-box domain-containing protein 3, with the protein product MDSHPCHLTTVLHLIHDHTNLSSQIGAAKEIRRLTKTSHRCRRQFSAAIGPLVSMLSLQSYDANEAALLALLNLAVKDETNKISIVEAGALGPIVSFLQSMDLNMQEHAVAAIVTLSASPVKKLAVGASGCIPCLVNILNRGSPQAKMDAMLALSNLSTEPDNLTLIMQSNPVPSLVNILKTSKKSSKITERCISVLESLVEFEDAIVSLTSEEGGVLAVVEVLESGSHQSREHAVGTLLTMCQTDRCKYREPILKEGVIPGLLELTVQGTLKSRTKAHTLLRLLRESPYRRPEFESETLETILSNIVSQIDGEEQCGNAKKMLAEMVQVSMEQSLRHLQQRALVCNPSDLSITASCASEVSLK